From Ovis canadensis isolate MfBH-ARS-UI-01 breed Bighorn chromosome 10, ARS-UI_OviCan_v2, whole genome shotgun sequence, a single genomic window includes:
- the CCDC70 gene encoding coiled-coil domain-containing protein 70 — protein sequence MFPFKVRKWMGLACFRSLVVSSSSIRQKKLIHKLQEEKAFREEMRHFREKIEDFREEMWNFRSKMRAFRGEILGFWEEDRPFWEEEKTFWKEEKAFWEMEKSFREEEKAFWKKYRIFWKEDRAFWKEDNALWERDRNLLQEDKALWEEEKALWVEERALLEEEKVLWEDKKTLWEEENALWEEEKAAWVEGVVPVVEQQVLEGGHRHISGRPWSPASSRGRA from the coding sequence ATGTTTCCCTTCAAGGTGAGAAAATGGATGGGGCTTGCCTGCTTCCGCTCGCTGGTGGTCTCCTCCTCCAGCATTCGCCAAAAAAAACTAATCCACAAGCTCCAGGAAGAAAAGGCCTTCCGCGAGGAGATGAGACACTTCCGGGAGAAGATCGAAGACTTCCGGGAAGAGATGTGGAATTTCCGGAGCAAGATGCGTGCCTTCCGCGGTGAGATCTTGGGCTTTTGGGAAGAGGATAGGCCTTTCTGGGAAGAGgagaaaaccttctggaaagagGAAAAAGCCTTCTGGGAAATGGAAAAATCTTTCCGGGAAGAAGAGAAGGCCTTTTGGAAAAAGTACCGAATCTTCTGGAAGGAAGACAGGGCCTTCTGGAAGGAGGACAACGCCTTGTGGGAAAGAGACCGGAACCTCCTTCAGGAGGACAAGGCCTTGTGGGAGGAAGAAAAGGCCCTGTGGGTGGAGGAGAGAGCCcttctggaggaggagaaggtccTCTGGGAGGATAAGAAGACCCTCTGGGAGGAGGAGAATGCCctctgggaggaggagaaggctgCCTGGGTGGAAGGGGTTGTTCCGGTTGTGGAGCAGCAGGTGCTGGAAGGCGGGCACCGCCACATCAGTGGCAGGCCCTGGTCGCCAGCCTCCTCCCGGGGCAGGGCGTGA